One Candidatus Goldiibacteriota bacterium genomic window, AAGCGCTTTAAGCATAACGCCGGCCGCGCCTTCGGGAGCAAGCAGAAGGAAAAATATATGTACAGGTTCGCCGTCAAGGGCGTCAAATTCCACGCCATTCTTGGAAATTGCAAACGCGCCTATAAGTTCCTTTACGCCTTTTGTCTTACTGTGCGGTATTGCAATTCCCTGGCCAACGCCGGTGCTGCCAAGTTCTTCCCTTTCAAGCAGGGACTCTATTGTCACGTCCTTGTCGATAATGGCGTTTTTCTTTTTCAGAATTTCCACAATTTCTTCAATTGCTTCTTTTTTGTTTTTCGCCTTAATGTTAAGTTCTATGCTGTCCTTTTCAAGAAAATCAAGAATTCTCATATTTATTCCACCTCTGTCAGTATTTGGATATGGTCAATCCGAATTTTTTATCTTTTCTTTTCCTTATCAGGCATACTTTGTTAAAATCCACATTGAAGAAAAGCAGCATTTTTTCAGGGGCTATCTCCGCTTCTTCCATAGCTTCTTCCGTATTCATGGGCTTTGCCGCCATTAAATCCTCTTCCACAACTTCATTATAACGGTCATTGCCGGTTTTTCCTGACGAAGGAACGTTTGCAAGAATTTTTTCAATTCCGGGGCGTTTTCCGCCTTTAACAGGCTTTACAATTTTATCTTTATGTTTTTTAATCTGAGTGATAAGCTTTGTTTCCAGCATATCCAGGGAAGTATACATATCCTTTGATGTCACTTTTGCCGTAAAAGTGTGTTTCTTGCCGTTCAGTATTGCTTCTGCCGAATGAATGTATTTATCCACGGAAATCACGATATGAAGCTTGCCGTTTTCCTTAAAATCAAAATATTCTTCAACTTTTTTGAATCTTTTCTTTGCGTAATCCGTAATACCCTTTGTCAGATCAAGATGCCTTCCCGTAATGTTTATCTCCACGGTACGTCCTCCTTATATAATAATAACTTTAAATTATCATATTAAACACTTAATGTCAATTCAGTAAAAATTTAAACCCCGGAATATAAGGGATATTTTGAACCCTATTTACCGCATTACGGTACAAATTTACGCTTATTGCCTTTTTCTGGAAGAAGCCGGCAATATTTCCAGCTGCTCCCTGTACTTGGATACTGTCCTTCTGGCTATATTTATGCCAATTTCTTTAAGTTTTTCTTCTATCTGGGTGTCAGTAAGCGGTGAAGACGGGTCTTCCGCTTCTATCATTGCCCTTATTTTACCCTTCACACTGTCAGAAGACACATCGCCGTCAGCGCCTTTTAATTTACTTGAGAAGAAATCTTTAAGCGGCTTGATTCCCCCCGGAAGCTGGATATATTTCCTTGAGACAATCCTGCTTATAGTGGATTCATGCACCCCGATTTCATCCGCCACCTCTTTTAAAGTAAGGGGTTTTAAACCTGTCTCTTCATTCTTCATATAATAATCCTGTATCTGCAGGATTTTTTCAACAACAGTTTTTATAGTCTTGTTTCTTTCGTCCCAGGAATTCTTAAGCGTCTTAAGGTTTTCTTCGTATTTCTTCGCATAAGGTTTTGTTTCCTTATTGCTTTTATACAGCTCCAGCTGTTCTTTATTTACAACAAGCTCCGGAAATTCGCCGAAAATACGCACGTGGTATCTGCCTTCTTCATCTTCATCCACTATTATATCCGGTATTATGTAATTTTTTACGTCTCCGGAAAACTGATATCCCGGGTAAGGCGAAAGAAGTTTAATCTCTTCTTCGGCTTTTTTTATGTTTTCTTCGCCTGTTTTATAAATTGAAGCAAGTTTTTCAAACTGCTGCCTTGATAAAAGTTCAAAATTTTCTTCTATTATTTTATACGGAAGGGAATCTTTCATCTTTTTTTCTTTAAGCTGCATCAGAAGGCTTTCTCTGACGTTTTTTGCCCCGACTCCCGTGGGTTCAAATTTCTGTATTATCTGAATGGCGGCGGCTGTCATTTCCGGGCTTAATCCGGTTTCCTGCGCTATTTGGGAATCATCAAGTTCAAGAAATCCCCTGTCATCTATCATTGATATTACGGTGAAAACCGCCTGATAAATGTCCTCTTCAAGGTCCAGCGTATTCAGCTGACGGATAAGCACAGAATTAAGATCTTTGTCCCTGTCATCGGTAAGGCTGTCATACCTGTAATCGTTTATTTTTCCCGCATCCGGATTAAACTCTGTTTCGGGCCGTTCGCGCCACCCTGAATCTTCAATTTCTCCGGCGGAATTATCAAAGTTTTTTATATCATTTACTTCGGCGTTTTTTTCTTTCCACCCGGAATTATCCTGCTCTCCGAACATATTATCGTAATTATTAAAATCTATCTCCGACATATTGGGTTTTTCGCCTATTTTTACGTCTTCTGTCTGGCTTTTTTCCCTGGCTGTTGTTTCCGGATTAATGTCTTCTTTAAAAATTACATCATCCAGTATCGGATTTTCCTGCAGCTCTTTGTTTAATATTTCCCTTAGTTCCATATATGAACCCTGAAGGACTTCCAGCCTTAACCGCATTTCAGGCGTCAGCTTAAGCTGCTGCTTTAATTCGTGGCTTAAATGCAGATGGTTGGATGGGCGCATCTATTTATCCCTGGCCTGCCGGTTTATTCTTGTTATTTCCTTACAGCCATCCTTAATGACGCGGCAGCTGCAATTTTTACGGCATCGGCAGCTATAAAGGGTATGATACCCGCGGCAACAGCACCCTTAATACCCATTCCATAAACAAACGCAAGATGCGCGGCTCCCATAAAATATATTATTGCCATACCCGCTGAAAACACGGCTGCCATTCCGACAAAACCGTACTTTTCCATTGAAGGTTTCATAATGCTCATCACAATTCCCGCCGCGATGAATCCTGCCAGATAACCTGCTGTCGGCCCTACAAGAGCCATAGCTCCGGTCAATCCGGCGGCAAAAACAGGCGCGCCTATTATTCCCGCAAGAATATATAATGCCTGGGAAATCCCAAGTTCTTTAAGGTTAAGGTAATAAACCGCCATAAAAAGGGCAAATGTCTGAAGCGTGAAAGGCACAGGTGAAAACGGAGTCTGTATCCTTATCAGTGACGAAGCGAACATAATAAAAGAAAAAAACAGGACCATAAAAATGCTTTTTACAGTTACGGAAACGGATATTTCTTTGTTTAATACGGCTGAAATACTTTTCATTTTTCACCTCTGATAGATTATTTAATTATTAAAAATTCTATATTACATACCGCGCAAAGTCAAGTTCTATTGCGCTTTAATTGCGATTAAATCCGGGTTTTATTCTATCTATAAACATAAACCTTACTAATATTTTTAATTATCCTTGCAGTATTTACGTCTTTATATGTTATTACCGCAATATATATTCCCGAAGACACCCTTGTTCCGGATACCGTCTTCATATCCCATTCAAAATCCAGCGAATTCAAGGTGTAATGACGTATAATTTCCCCTCTTAAATTGTAAATTTTCACCTTAATCCATTCGGCATCCGCTACAGCACCGGTAAACCTGAT contains:
- a CDS encoding PTS sugar transporter subunit IIA; this encodes MRILDFLEKDSIELNIKAKNKKEAIEEIVEILKKKNAIIDKDVTIESLLEREELGSTGVGQGIAIPHSKTKGVKELIGAFAISKNGVEFDALDGEPVHIFFLLLAPEGAAGVMLKALARVSNFLKNKYYRKKILDAADKEAVIQIIEEEEKTKQ
- the raiA gene encoding ribosome-associated translation inhibitor RaiA, producing the protein MEINITGRHLDLTKGITDYAKKRFKKVEEYFDFKENGKLHIVISVDKYIHSAEAILNGKKHTFTAKVTSKDMYTSLDMLETKLITQIKKHKDKIVKPVKGGKRPGIEKILANVPSSGKTGNDRYNEVVEEDLMAAKPMNTEEAMEEAEIAPEKMLLFFNVDFNKVCLIRKRKDKKFGLTISKY
- the rpoN gene encoding RNA polymerase factor sigma-54 — translated: MRPSNHLHLSHELKQQLKLTPEMRLRLEVLQGSYMELREILNKELQENPILDDVIFKEDINPETTAREKSQTEDVKIGEKPNMSEIDFNNYDNMFGEQDNSGWKEKNAEVNDIKNFDNSAGEIEDSGWRERPETEFNPDAGKINDYRYDSLTDDRDKDLNSVLIRQLNTLDLEEDIYQAVFTVISMIDDRGFLELDDSQIAQETGLSPEMTAAAIQIIQKFEPTGVGAKNVRESLLMQLKEKKMKDSLPYKIIEENFELLSRQQFEKLASIYKTGEENIKKAEEEIKLLSPYPGYQFSGDVKNYIIPDIIVDEDEEGRYHVRIFGEFPELVVNKEQLELYKSNKETKPYAKKYEENLKTLKNSWDERNKTIKTVVEKILQIQDYYMKNEETGLKPLTLKEVADEIGVHESTISRIVSRKYIQLPGGIKPLKDFFSSKLKGADGDVSSDSVKGKIRAMIEAEDPSSPLTDTQIEEKLKEIGINIARRTVSKYREQLEILPASSRKRQ
- a CDS encoding biotin transporter BioY, whose translation is MKSISAVLNKEISVSVTVKSIFMVLFFSFIMFASSLIRIQTPFSPVPFTLQTFALFMAVYYLNLKELGISQALYILAGIIGAPVFAAGLTGAMALVGPTAGYLAGFIAAGIVMSIMKPSMEKYGFVGMAAVFSAGMAIIYFMGAAHLAFVYGMGIKGAVAAGIIPFIAADAVKIAAAASLRMAVRK